The following are encoded together in the Salvia hispanica cultivar TCC Black 2014 chromosome 6, UniMelb_Shisp_WGS_1.0, whole genome shotgun sequence genome:
- the LOC125197218 gene encoding LOW QUALITY PROTEIN: ethylene-responsive transcription factor ERF027-like (The sequence of the model RefSeq protein was modified relative to this genomic sequence to represent the inferred CDS: inserted 2 bases in 1 codon) has product MSHSPHPSNMSQQHHSPLPPFPINPXTPPPPPPPPPPPPPRSTNTAQSQSQHLQPSIGSESLPSPKKVKTAAAARPPGGGKHPTYRGIRSRSGKWVSEIREPKKTTRVWLGTYPTPEMAAAAYDAAALALKGPGAAVNFPDQAAAYPAPASPAALDIRRAAAAAALLMRPDEQRPADADDEQQHRPDAARDGEASAEAEHEFIDEEALFHMPNLLVDMAEGMLVSPPRMASPPSDDSPENSDVESLWSY; this is encoded by the exons atgtccCATTCTCCACATCCTTCTAACATGAGTCAACAACACCATTCCCCCCTCCCCCCATTTCCCATCAACCC CacccctcctcctcctccgccgccgccgccaccaccgccgccgcggaGTACTAACACTGCTCAATCTCAATCTCAACATTTGCAGCCCTCAATCGGAAGCGAATCGCTTCCGTCTCCGAAAAAGGTCAAGACCGCGGCCGCGGCCAGGCCGCCGGGCGGGGGGAAGCACCCGACGTACCGCGGCATCCGGAGCCGGAGCGGGAAATGGGTGTCCGAGATACGCGAGCCGAAGAAGACGACCCGCGTCTGGCTCGGCACCTACCCGACCCCGGAGATGGCCGCGGCCGCGTACGACGCGGCCGCGCTGGCGCTCAAGGGCCCCGGCGCGGCCGTCAACTTCCCGGACCAGGCCGCGGCCTATCCGGCCCCGGCCTCCCCCGCGGCCCTGGACATCAGGAGGGCGGCCGCCGCGGCCGCCCTCCTGATGAGGCCGGACGAGCAGCGGCCGGCTGATGCTGATGATGAGCAGCAGCATCGGCCGGACGCTGCTCGGGACGGGGAAGCGTCCGCGGAGGCGGAGCATGAGTTTATTGATGAGGAGGCGCTGTTTCATATGCCGAATCTGCTGGTGGATATGGCGGAGGGAATGCTGGTTAGCCCGCCGAGAATGGCGTCGCCGCCGTCGGATGATTCGCCGGAGAATTCTGATGTGGAGAGTTTGTGGAgctattga